Genomic segment of Sodaliphilus pleomorphus:
CTTGATAGCCTTGCAGACACCGAACGTGATTACAGTTGACAGTGCCGACTACCAGTACAAGACGAAGATAAACCTCGTCATCGCGTGTTCATCGAGGAAAGATTGGAGTAATGAGAAGCGTATGGAGACCTCTTTCAAGCGCGTATTGTTGCCCATCTACGAGAAATTGATAGATGTATTGTTGTCCGACCCCCGTTTTGATTGGGGGTATGGTGGGCTTGATTTTGTCCCGCATACGATGAGCAAGAACTTCGACTACGGCCGTTACGGGGCGTTGACACCGAGCGGTCAGGAAGTGAGCGAGCCGATTGACGCTATCGACATTCGCTCCCTTGAAATCAAAGTTAATAACCAATCATGCTTAAGATAAACTATGGCAAGAATTAGAACTTGTGCCAGCAACAGCTTTGCGACTGGCAAGTCGATATGCGAAATCGACTACGACAAAATCAAGTACCTTGTGCTCACCAAGCACGGGGTGAAACTGGACTATGACACACTTGACAGCCTGCGTGCGCAGTGCCATGCCGACCTGCCTAACCGCGCCTACGGCTTCCCTCAAATCGTGAACTGGGAGCCCAACGGCGGCGAGGTGCAGACCTCGCAGGTGGGTTACGGGCCCAACGTGTACAATGGCGTGAGCGCACGCACCGACGCGTTCACTATCGACAAGTACCGTCACTACCTGCGTGCCGAGATACTCAAGAACGTCGACGAGGAATTTGATATGTACCTCATCGACGCCAAGAACAACCTCTACGGCCTCAACGACGGCACCGACACCCTTGCGGGCGTACCTGTGACCATCTATCCGAGCGGCAACGACCACCCGGGCGCAAGCGACAAGGCTTCGCTTGCCGTGAATGTGGCCTATGTCGACGTCGAGGATTACATGATTAATCTTGATGTTGCTCCCCTGGGCTTCAACGCCCGCACCGCTGTTTACGGGTTGATGCCCGTGACGCTGGAGAAAGTCGGCAGCAGCGGCAACAACTACAAGATTGTCGAGTACTACGGCAAGGGCGATGCCACGGCCAAGTACGGGGAGCTCATTGCAAGCAACGTTGCGGAAGTCATCACCGGTGCCACCGCCGCCACCTATGATGCAGCAGGCAACCAACTCACGTTAACGCTCGGCTCGGGTTCTTCCACTCCTGCACTGAAGCCAGCTTCAGCGCTTGAGAAGAAGGGCATCTACGGCATTGAGCCCTACACAGCATCATGAAGTACGAAGGTGTAACCTTTGTCACGGAAGCAGTCAAAGCGATGTCGAAGGAGGTGTTCATAAAACACCACATTGACAACTTCTGGCTCGATCGTGACAAAGAGACGCGCAAAAAGATGTTGGCGGACGTCTACGAGCGCATCAACGGAAAAGAAAAGAAAGCCTAATTCCCCCTTTATCGCGACAGGGTGTGCGCCGCCAAGTGTGACGTGCACCCTTTTTCCAAACAGACTATGAACATCAAGGAAATGCGTGAGAAGATAGGACGTGCGAAAGCTCAAATTCGTGGAGAGATAGCGCGGTGCATGGATACCAACAAGCACGAGATGGTGGTGTCGGTGCGCGAGCAGTTGTATTCCGGCATCGACGGGAACGACGCCACACTCTCGCCATCCTACAGCCAGGACTCCTACTTCGACAACAAGCGGGCCGGATTCTTTGACGAGGAAGCCGACCACTGGGTGTCGTGTTTCATGCACCCCGAGAGGTATATTGCCTGGAAGCAGCGCATCACCCCTCCCAAGGAAAGCTCCATTTTGGGGCTTCCGGCGCGGTCAAGCGACACACCCAACCTTTTCATCGTGGGCACGTTCCACAACTCAATCGATGCACGGGCGACTGCCGGCGGAGTGGAGTTGTTCTCCTTCGGGTGGGACAGCGGTCCGGCAGTGGAGAGAAAGTACGGCTCGCAGATATTCGGGCTGGGCACCATGGCAGTGGGTCGCTTCAACGGCAAGTTTCTGTGGCCGTGGCTGCACAAATGGTACGACAGCCTATGAGTTGCAGGTGTGTGCAAGAGCAGTGGCAGCGCGACCGCGACAAGCAGCGTGCGTTGGCCAAGAAGACAGCCGTCATGCTCGGACGGCCGCAAGTCTTATACAAGACCCCGGATGGCAAATACCGCTTTGTCACCGACGGGGAGAAATACAGCGGTACAATTGAGGAGATAATAACACAATATTGAAAACATGGCGAAAGAGACGTTAATCACCGACCTGGTTGCGCAGGACGCGCTCGACCAGCTGGACAAATTAGACACCGCGATAGAAGGCACGCTTGGCAAGTTCCAGGACTGTGCCCGTGAGCTTGCGAGAGGGCTGAAGGTAAACGTTGAGGTCAACGGCGATCTCGACCGTCTGAAGGATTTGTCCAATACGCAGATGCAGCAGGCAGCCCAAGCCACGCAGCAGCTTACCTCGCAGTTGCAGCAACAGCAGCAAGTCGTCAGCCGCACCACGGCGGCCATAGCAGAGCAGTTGCAGAAGCAGGCACAAGCCAACGAGGCGACGCGCCAATCCGTTAGTGTGAACCGCGAGGCAATGGCCATTACCGACAAGGTGCTCGGTTCACTTCAGGAGAACATTCACCTGCAAGCGCAGTACAAGGTGCAGATTTCCCAAGTGAACAAGGAGATGAGCGACTTGAAGAAGCAGTTCGACAACGGAGGGCTCACACAGCAGCAGTATGCCAACAAGCTCGCCCAAGTTACTGCAAGAAAGACCGAGCTCACTGTTGCCTCGCAGAAACTGCAAAGCATCATCAATGCAGACCAAAAGATAATGATGAGTGCAGAGGGCAGCTACGACAACATGTCACAGTCCCTGGTGCGGTTGAAGCAGGCAATGAGGAGCGATGACGCAACGAGCCTCAGCGCGGAGCAGATGCAGTTGCTCATCCAGTCCGAGCAGCAGCTGAGCAACGAGCTGAAGCACCAAGACGAGCTCATGGGAGAGCACCAGCGCAACGTAGGTGATTATTCCATCGCCTTGCAAAACGGGGTTGCCTCAACGGACGACCTCAACAGGGTGCTGGGTGTCAATGCCGCCACCATAGAGGGCTGCATCGAGCAGAACAAGGCATTGGAGGAGGCAAAAACCAAACTCGACACGCAGGACTCTAATTATACGCAGACACTTGAACGCATCAACGAAAAGATAGCCGAGAACAAGCAGCGCATTTCCGACGTGAGCGACATCCTCGGAGTGCAGGCCCACTCGGTCGAAGAAGCAGAACAACAGAACAGACGGCTTGCCGAGGCGTTGAAGCTTATCGACGACAGAAGTGCAGGTGCATCGGAAAAGATACGTGCCTACAATGCGCAGATCCAGGCAAACAAGAACTATATACAGCAGAATGCAAGCAGTCTTCGTGACAACACGAAGGAGAGCAATGCCTTGTTTCAGCAAATCGCTGGCCTTATTGGCATAAACACCAATTTCGGTGCCTCGTTGCGAGGCCTTTCCGCGAATGCTGCCAAGGGCGGTTCCCTGCTCACTGGCATGGGCAACAGCCTCAAGGCATTCGGCAGCACCCTTTTGGGCTTGCTCAAGAACCCCTACGTCCTTGCCGTGGCAGGTGTGGGCATGGGCTTCAAGTGGTTCTACGACTACAATAAGGGGCTCTTGGAGGCTACCCGGCTGACCAAATACTTTTCCGGACTGACTGGAGATGCGATGAAGTCTGTGCGCGACAACGTGCAGGCAGTCTCAGACACATTCGGGCAGGATTTCACCTCAACACTGAAGGCCGCCAACGCCATTTCTCAAAATATGGGCGTGAGCATTAACGACGCCGTCGACCTGATTTCAAAAGGTTTCGCTGCCGGAGGTGTGAACAGCCAGCAATTTCTCTCCAACCTCGAAAGGTTCGCGCCCACCTTTGACAAGATGGGCATGAGTGCCGAGGAAATGGTGGCAGTTTTGTCTCAGTTAGACAAGGCAGGTGTCAACTCGCAGAGGGCCTTGATGGCCATGAACAAAGCCTCGTTGCAGCTGCGAACGATGAGCAAAGGCACTTCGGAAGCACTAAAGGGCATTGGCATCGATGCCTCCGAGATGAGCAGACAGATACAGAATGGAGAGAAGAGCGTTAGGGAAGCGATGAGCGAAATCGCCGAAAAGCTGAAAGGCATGGGGGCGAACTCAAAGGAAGCCGCAGCTGTCATGAAAGAGCTGTTCGGTGCCCGTGGAGAGTCTGCTATTGGTGAGGGCTTCTTGACGTTTCTTGCCAACGGCAACAAGGGACTTGAAGAGCTGCTTGGCAAGCAGGACAGCCTGCAACATTTGAAAATCAAGGAAGTCGAGGTCAACAAGCAGCTCAACGACGTGCTTGCTTCGATGTTCGACATGACGGGGGGAGGTTTTGAGAGCATCACCGCAAAGACAAAGATATGGATTAAGGAGGGGCTGATAGCTGCAATCAAGTGGGTGGTTGACCTTATCAACTACTTCATAGAATGGTACAACGAGAGCATGCTTGTACGTGCAGGCATACAGTATATTTATACCGCCATACGCACAACCTATGCCTTGCAGAAAGTAGTCTTCAACGTTGTCATTGACGCCATCAAGGCTGTGGGAAGGGGACTTCATGCGCTTGGAGACATCTATGAAGGAGTGTTCTCCGGAAATTTTGACAAGGCCGGCAGAGGCTTCCGCCAGCTCATGGGCAACTTCAAGGTCACATGGACTGAGGTTGCCAGCGATGCTAAAGCATTCGGCAAAGAAATCGGCAACAACTTAGTGTCGAGTATTAACGCAGTTGTACGCCCTAAGAAGGTGGCATTGATTAATTACAACGCTGTCGGAAGTTCTGACGTAGGAGACGGAGGTTCAGGCCGTAGCATTGGTGGAGGCAATGGAGATGGTGGCTCAAGTTCAAGCTCCAGCAGCAAGAGTGGAAAGAGCAGTTCCAAGAGCAAGACCGAAGCAAGCAAGGAGGCGCAGGAAGAGTTGAAGATTATCGAGCAGCTCGAAGAGCTCAAGGTCAACGCCATGCAGGACGGGATTGCAAAGACCCTCGCCCTCATTCGCCTGGAGTACAAGAAAAAGCTCGACGCCATCAAGGGGCACAGCGCCAAAGAGGAACAGCTGCGCGTCGCTCTCGCTAAGGAGTGCTCCGTGAAGGTCGCCCAGGCTCAAGCAGCCTACGATGCCAACCGCGCAGAGATAGACTTGAAGAACCGCCTCGCAGCCGTTGAGGAAGGCAGTGAAGAGGAATACCACCTCAAGATGGTTGAGCTTGACAGACAGTATGCCCTGGAGGTGAAAGAAGCTGAAAAGACCGGTGCCGACGTGCAGATTATCTTCGACAAGTATAACAAGCAAATACTCCAACTGAACCAGGACTACGCCAAGAAGAAGATGGACAAGATTGCCGGAGCTTCCGCCCTGGAGCAGGCACAGCAGGATGCCGCCCTGCAAAACCGCCTTGCCGCGCTCAAGGGGCAGGAAGCAAAGGAGCTGAAGGCTGTCGGCAACAACGAGGCAGCTATTCAGGCCGTCAAGGACAAATATGCCAACCTCGCAGCAGAAGAGCAGGAAAAATATGCCATCGAGACCGCCAAGAGGCAGATGGATGCCTATAAGAAGCAAATCGACTCATTCCGTGGTGAGGGATCTTTTGACCTCTTCTTTGCCGACGACCTTGGCGACGTTGAGGGCAATGCCGACCTGCTGGAGAAGATGGGCATGGAGCACGACCAGGCCGTGCAGCTTGCGCAGGATATGGCGAAGAAGCAAGCCGAAATCGCCAATGCAGTGGAAGATGCAGAAATCGCAGCAATCGATCGCGTCAATGAGAAAGACAAGAAAGCTCGTGAAGCGAGGGTAAAGAATGCAGAGGATTGGTTGCAGAAGACTGGAGAGGCAATTGAAAAAATAGGAGGGCTTGTAAGTTCCATCTACGACAGTCAGATTTCAAAGATTGAGGAGCTTCTCGATGCCGAGCAAGACCAATACGACAAGGAGGTGGAGCACATCGAGTACCTTGCCGACCGTGGGGCAATCACCACCGAAGAGGCAGAGATACGCAAGCGCGATGCTGCTGCTGCAACGGCTGCAAAGCAGGAACAGCTTGAGAAACGCAAGGCGCAGATAGAATACAAGAAAGCCTTGATGGAGAAAGCCAACAACATCGCTCAAATCGGTATTGCAACCGCTCTCGGCATCATGCAGGCTCTTGCAATGACACCGCCAAACATACCTTTGTCCATTTTTATTGGTGCCATGGGTGCGATACAGACGGCAGCAGCACTCGCACAGCCCATCAAGGCCTACAAAGAGGGCACGAAGAAACCGCACCCCGGCGGTCTTGCCCTCGTGGGCGACGGCGACAAGGCAGAGGTCGTCCTCTACAACGGCAAGGCTTGGGTGACCCCTGACTCCCCAACGCTCGTTGACCTGCCGAAGGGCGCAGAGGTGTACCCCGATGCCGACAAGGTGCAGTTCATGGGAGCCGTGGGCGACATTCCTCGCGACCGAGTGACGGGACAGCCGATCATCATCAACGACTACTCGGCATTGGAGAGCCGTGTTGCAACGAACACAAAGGCTTTAAGTCGAGAGTTACGTCAATTCAGCGACCGGATGGCTCGGGAGATGAAACGCATGAAGTTTAACGCTTATCTTGCACAACGGATATGATAGAGCGACTTGACCAACTGACGCTTGCAGACCTCATCGAAGTGTCGTGCGGGAACATGGAGTGCCTGCTGCAAGGCGGCAAGCCAAAGGATGACAAGGAGGTCGCCAGGCTTGCCAACCGCTTGTTCGAGGATTATCTCGCAATCGCCTCGCCCAAGCAGGCGAAGATGAACCTTGCCGAGTCCGAGGAAATACTGAAGCTACGCATGAAGGAGAAGTGCTTGCGCATCTGCATTGCCTTGTGCGGCCAAAACCGCCATGACATGGCAAAGGTGGTGCTCATCGACCTCGACGTGGACGATGACCTGCTTACATCCAACGAGAAGATTTCTTTGCGTTGCAGGGCCATGCTCGACGAGGTGCAGTATGAAATCAAGCGAATGGATGAGCTCTCGCAAGAGAAAGGCAACAAGAAACTCTCCGTCGATGCGATACGAAAGTCGTGGTACAGCGAAATATCCTATGTCATGTCGACGTTGAAGATGAGCATCGACCCGGCTGCCACCAACGCAGCCATATACGCCAACCTGGTGCGCCAGGCAGGCGAGCGCAGCAAGGCGCTGTCCAAGATGCCGATCATGGCCGGGATGCTGTTCTGATTATTTTCTCGTTTCTCAATATTGTGTCTCAGAGGGGCGCGGGTTTTTATCTGCGTCCCTCTTTTTTGCACAATTTTAGGTTGATGTGTACGAAATGTGCACATGGCGCAAATAACTTTGCACCGCACAATACAAGAAACACACAATCTAAATCATGAACAAAACACAACGTGAATTGCGCAGATTGCGCGGCGACATGCGAGCAGCGCAACGGGACATCGACCACATCAAGGCGATGCTTGAGAGAGAAAGGAGAATTGACCTGCTTATCGGGCAGATGAAACGCAGCGCCCGGCAAATGCTACTCTTGAGCCGTGGACTTTGACAGAGCAATCGTGGAGGCCTACTATGCGCTCTTGGCGATAGCCAGGAGGCAGTACTACCACGACGGGAGGGCACACGACCTCGCTGCTGACACAGTGATGAGAGCCCTTGAGGCCCGCGACCGGTACGATGGCCGACCTCTGCTTGCGTGGTGCCGTGCAATCATGCGCAATCTTTTCTTGAACGAAAGGCATAGGCTCAGCACCACCTGCACGCAGCCACTTGGTGAATGGAACGAGCCCGGAGGTGTCGAGGCCGACCAGCGTGCTATCGTTGACGACATCCTCACAGCAGTGGGCGACATGGAGCGTCGCTCGGTGGCTGTAGGCACCCTCATGGACTTTGCAAGGGGGTACTCGCTGCAAGAGATAGCGACCGCGAGAAGCGTGCCCCTCGGCACGGTCAAGCGGCGCATTCACGACGCGCGGAAGATGCTATCGAAATCGGTCTACTCCTTACGTTAAAAAGAGTTGGAAGGCTGCATTTTGAAGTTCATAAATTTGCGTTATTCGTTATTATAAGTTATCTTTATGGTACAATAATAAACTATAAGTCAAACATTTAATTCATTTCTACTATGATTACAAGCAATGTAAATTTCCGCATGAGAGTGATGTTCTTTGCACACCACATTTTCAAGACCACCGCCACCACATCATGGAGTGCAGCCCTCAAGAAAGCCTGGCAGCTTTACCGCCTTGCCAAGCTGATGCGACACGGTGTGGTCAAGTTCTACTTTGAGAAAGTGGACGGCAGTGCCCGAGTTGCCTACGGCACCCTCTGCAATCTTCCTGCCGGCATCACTTCCCGAAAGGGCTGCAAAAAAGCGCCCAACTTCGGCACCATGTGTTACTGGGACACCAAGAAGCAGGCCTTCCGTTCATTCCGAGTTGAGAACTTCATTGCAATGGCCGTATGAAAAAAGGAGCGATGATTTTAAAGACTGACGGCAGCGTGCAAAAGGTGCAACCTGACAACGGCAGCGACTTCACGCTTGAAGAGCTGCAAGGGTTTGTAGATGGGTTGATAGAAATCATCGACATCGGCTCAGACATGATAATGGTAGTCAACGAGGAGGGCAAGGGCGTGCTTGAGCTAAACAAGAAAGCAACTGTCCTCGCCAGGACAATGCAGGCCATATTCCCACATGACTACATCGCAGGCGACGTGCTGATGTGCCCGAGCGACATGGTGCAGTGATGCACACGCGAAAGGTAGATTTAGTGATTGTACATATCATTTAACTGTCAACAAGTTACCGTCTTTTCAGTGCTTATCTAAGGCGTCAAGATTTTGACAATTTGGCAAGTCGACTGAATTGACGGTTAACTTTGGTATATGCTAACGAAGTATATACTGACAACAGGTTCCACCGAGCACGTCGTAACGGATGACTGCTTGAAGAACTGGGACGAGATAGCGTTCTCGCTCAAGCGCACCGACTACTCGGGCGTGATGCGATCGTTCTCGACCGAGTTCGTCTTTGTTGGCAAGATTAAGGACTTGCTGTGGGAGCTGTTCCTCTCCGACGGCTTCAAGGCATCGGCAAGTATCGCGGTATATACGATCACCAACACGCATGAATGGGAGAAGCAGTATGAGTCAACGCTCGACTTCTCGACGATCGAGGTTGAAAACGGGATGTTGACCATCAACGCGATGGACAACGCCCTCGCCTCGCTGTTGAAGAGCAAGAAGTCGCAGAAGTACGAGTACCCGGTCAGCAGCTTCGACACCACGCGTGTCAACATATCGCGCGTTGAGCTGTCAAGTTACGCCTGCTACACATTCCCTGTGACCAACAACCCAACTGGCTTTGTGACAGCCCTGCTCAACACCAACTCATCGCAAATCATCAGCAAGGACTACATCGAGCCTTGCAGCGAGATTGCCGACCCCGGCTATGGCTCGGTGTACCGTGCCTTTGCCAACGTCAAGCAGAGCGGGCTGAGCCTCAAGGTTGACTTGTTGGGCACCGTGCGTTGCTATTTCTGCCCTGCTGCCAAAGGAGCGTCCTACGGCAGTGACATGCCCGTATCGTACCTTGAGGTGATAACCGGATTGCCTGCCGAGGGCACTGCATCAGACATCATAAAGAGCCATGGTTATCTCACCTGCGACGACATTCAGACACAGCTGTTGCACGGGCAGCTGGTAAATATCCTTGTCAACAGCGACAAGGAGAACGTGTTTGGCACCTTGCAAGAGCTGAAAGATGCTGCTGCATCGCGTTTCGGCACATTGACAAGCGAGCATAACGGCATCTTCGGTGTTGTAGGAAGTGTCACGGACTACACCAGCAAAAACTATTGGGACAGCAACGACATCTACGAGTATCAAAACTCGCGATGGATAAACAAGGGCAAGGCTGCCAACTACTACCAAGACCGCAGCATTAACCTCGGGATACACGGCTACTTCGGCTCAGTGACCGTCCCGCTTCCTGCCGGCAACAACGGGGCTTATGTGTGTCTGCGCATCACCGGCAGCACGCTGTATCTTAGCAATGCTTCGATGACTGCAAGCTGGTCAGAGCCAGTGCGCACAACGCGGTCATGTCGTTGCATCAAACCCTTGCAGCTCATCACGCGCATCGTGAAGAGCATCACGGGCAAGGACACGGAGGTATCTATCGTTGACGACGAGGCCGGACTGCTCGCAAGCACCCTGCTGTTGCCTGGAGAGGAGCTGAGACAGATAAGCGATGCAAAGGTGTACAGCACCTTTAAGAACTTCTCGGACTGGATGGAAGCGGTGTTCGGCTACACCTACCGCGTTGTCGATAATGGGTTGCAGTTCCTGCACCGGTCTGCTGTTTTTACCGACAGCGTGTCGAAGAAGATAGAAAATTTCAATGACTTGAAACTGAGCATTGTCGACGACCTCATCTATTCAACCGTTGAGGCAGGGTATTCCAAGAAGGAGTACGGCGAGATTGACGGCCGGCTGGAGAAGAACTTCACCAACTACTACTCGACCGGCTACTCGCTCACCGACAAGAAGCTGTCGCTCATCAGCAAGTATCGTGCAGACAGTTACGGCATCGAGTTCACTGCGCGCAAGAGTGAGAGCGAGACAACCGACGACAAGGCAGATGAGGATGTGTTCTTCATCAATTACACCTCGAACGCCTCAACGGGCGTCAACAGCTACCTGCCGAAAAACAATGATGTGTACAACCCGAGCGTGTGCGTGAAGAACAACAAGGGCTTCATCTCGGTGCTTGGAAACGGCAAGGAGCTGACGCTTGTCATGACTTCGAGCGACGGCAACAACAGTCTTGCTAACGTGGCCATCGATGCAGGGGAGAACTTGTTCACCGCTGTCGAGATAGAGTTGTCCACCGACGACATGGCATTGCCCGACGACCTTAACGCCCTGGTGCAGTTTGACTACAACGGGTACAGGTACAAAGGCTTCATCAAGGAGGCGGAATGCAGGTTTGGCCGCCTCAACGGAGTAGATTACAAACTAATCGTTAAAGAGATAACAACGCTATGAATATAAGTCCGTTCACACCGCTGCATTTCCCCGAGGCAAACACCTCCGACGGGCTGCCATCGCGCTACGTACAAGTGTGGGCTCCGACTGACCACATCATGATACAGGTGATTGCAGGTAAGGGAGACGCCGCGCCCGCTGCCAGCCTCAACAACGCGCACACGGGTGCTTCGTTGAGCGCGATCGAGTTCATGAGGTGGGAGATGAACAGCGAGAAAGTGTTGTACTTCGCAGTTCTCACGGGCATGTCGTTCGGGCACTACACCGTTACGGTTGGCGACAAGACCAGCGACGAGTTCCGTATCACCGACGATGCCGCAGTGCTGGGCAAGACCACGCTCATCCAGTACCGCTTCAAAGACAACAAGCAGCGCGAGGACGTGGTGTCGGTCATCGACAACTATATTTACTTCTTCGATTTCCGTGTGCCTGGCGGCTTCAAGGACAGCGGTTGGGGCTTCGGCGTGTCGAATGAGCAGTTCAACACGCAGCGCGAGGACTTGATAGAGTTGTATGCGAGCGATTACCTCACCAAGACCTTCACGTTGGGCGGTGCACTTGGTGTGCCTGTATGGTACGGTGAGATGCTCAACAGGCTGCTTACATGCTCGTATGTGTACTTCAACGGGGTGCGTTATGTGCGCAACGAGACCGAGGTGCCGAGCCTCAACACCCTCATTGACGGCTTAGACAGCTTCGTGTTTACGCAGGTGCTGCGCAAGGCACAGTTCATTAACCCCACTATCGAGGATCTAAACCAGGCTGTAATACGTCGCATCGACGATGTGAATGCAGATAAGATTTACCGTAGTGCTGACATCAGTACAACAGAGAATATTAACCGCGAAATATAATTAATTATGACTGAGCAGGAATTACAATCCGTCATCAATGCAGTGCTGTCGTCAATCAAGACGAACAGCAGGAGCATCGGGCAGCTGACAGGCGTGCAGACGTTGTCTGACAGCGATTGTTTTGAGGTTGCTGGAGGCAGGAAAATAGCCTATTCCGTGCTGCGAGACCTGATTTTTGCTGCTGCAAAGACGAAATTGGAGAACATGCAGACAGACATTGCCAACTCTGTGTTGCAGAGCGTTTCGTTCGACGCTAAGAGCAGTACGGCAACCTTGACCATCAAGCAGAAGGGCTACGATGCCATAACCGTGAGTGTGCCGATAGCAACAGACAGCCATAGCGGCATTATGACTGCTGCCGACAAGAATAAGCTCGACA
This window contains:
- a CDS encoding phage tail tape measure protein, whose translation is MAKETLITDLVAQDALDQLDKLDTAIEGTLGKFQDCARELARGLKVNVEVNGDLDRLKDLSNTQMQQAAQATQQLTSQLQQQQQVVSRTTAAIAEQLQKQAQANEATRQSVSVNREAMAITDKVLGSLQENIHLQAQYKVQISQVNKEMSDLKKQFDNGGLTQQQYANKLAQVTARKTELTVASQKLQSIINADQKIMMSAEGSYDNMSQSLVRLKQAMRSDDATSLSAEQMQLLIQSEQQLSNELKHQDELMGEHQRNVGDYSIALQNGVASTDDLNRVLGVNAATIEGCIEQNKALEEAKTKLDTQDSNYTQTLERINEKIAENKQRISDVSDILGVQAHSVEEAEQQNRRLAEALKLIDDRSAGASEKIRAYNAQIQANKNYIQQNASSLRDNTKESNALFQQIAGLIGINTNFGASLRGLSANAAKGGSLLTGMGNSLKAFGSTLLGLLKNPYVLAVAGVGMGFKWFYDYNKGLLEATRLTKYFSGLTGDAMKSVRDNVQAVSDTFGQDFTSTLKAANAISQNMGVSINDAVDLISKGFAAGGVNSQQFLSNLERFAPTFDKMGMSAEEMVAVLSQLDKAGVNSQRALMAMNKASLQLRTMSKGTSEALKGIGIDASEMSRQIQNGEKSVREAMSEIAEKLKGMGANSKEAAAVMKELFGARGESAIGEGFLTFLANGNKGLEELLGKQDSLQHLKIKEVEVNKQLNDVLASMFDMTGGGFESITAKTKIWIKEGLIAAIKWVVDLINYFIEWYNESMLVRAGIQYIYTAIRTTYALQKVVFNVVIDAIKAVGRGLHALGDIYEGVFSGNFDKAGRGFRQLMGNFKVTWTEVASDAKAFGKEIGNNLVSSINAVVRPKKVALINYNAVGSSDVGDGGSGRSIGGGNGDGGSSSSSSSKSGKSSSKSKTEASKEAQEELKIIEQLEELKVNAMQDGIAKTLALIRLEYKKKLDAIKGHSAKEEQLRVALAKECSVKVAQAQAAYDANRAEIDLKNRLAAVEEGSEEEYHLKMVELDRQYALEVKEAEKTGADVQIIFDKYNKQILQLNQDYAKKKMDKIAGASALEQAQQDAALQNRLAALKGQEAKELKAVGNNEAAIQAVKDKYANLAAEEQEKYAIETAKRQMDAYKKQIDSFRGEGSFDLFFADDLGDVEGNADLLEKMGMEHDQAVQLAQDMAKKQAEIANAVEDAEIAAIDRVNEKDKKAREARVKNAEDWLQKTGEAIEKIGGLVSSIYDSQISKIEELLDAEQDQYDKEVEHIEYLADRGAITTEEAEIRKRDAAAATAAKQEQLEKRKAQIEYKKALMEKANNIAQIGIATALGIMQALAMTPPNIPLSIFIGAMGAIQTAAALAQPIKAYKEGTKKPHPGGLALVGDGDKAEVVLYNGKAWVTPDSPTLVDLPKGAEVYPDADKVQFMGAVGDIPRDRVTGQPIIINDYSALESRVATNTKALSRELRQFSDRMAREMKRMKFNAYLAQRI
- a CDS encoding RNA polymerase sigma factor, translated to MEAYYALLAIARRQYYHDGRAHDLAADTVMRALEARDRYDGRPLLAWCRAIMRNLFLNERHRLSTTCTQPLGEWNEPGGVEADQRAIVDDILTAVGDMERRSVAVGTLMDFARGYSLQEIATARSVPLGTVKRRIHDARKMLSKSVYSLR
- a CDS encoding SH3 beta-barrel fold-containing protein, coding for MITSNVNFRMRVMFFAHHIFKTTATTSWSAALKKAWQLYRLAKLMRHGVVKFYFEKVDGSARVAYGTLCNLPAGITSRKGCKKAPNFGTMCYWDTKKQAFRSFRVENFIAMAV
- a CDS encoding DUF3846 domain-containing protein, whose protein sequence is MILKTDGSVQKVQPDNGSDFTLEELQGFVDGLIEIIDIGSDMIMVVNEEGKGVLELNKKATVLARTMQAIFPHDYIAGDVLMCPSDMVQ